CGCACGTACGGTTGTCTTCCAGCAATTCCTGAATCAGCGACGGTTCGCCTTCAGGCTCGGGCGGCGGCGGGAGCGTTATGTCTGCCGGTTTTGGAATATCCTTCAAACCAGTCCGCACAAACGTATCCAAGGCGAAATAGGTCGGAAACTCCCTGGATGCCCAGATCAACGGTCGCAACGCTTCATTGACATATTCGCCCGTCTCCGAAATCGCAACATGGTTCAGCCAAGGGTCAATTTTGCCTTGTTTGAAGGCGTGGAGCACATCTTTGGTATCCAAAAATGAAACGGCCGCGTGGGCGGGATCATTGTCAGGCAAAATGGCACGCAACAACCATCCACGGTTTTCTTGACTGCGAAATGCTTGGGGCAAATCGTTGATCCGCATGAGCAAATGGCAGATTTCGGGAAATTCCTCCGGCAAAGCCTCTTGAAAGGCTTCTGCAAATTTCAGCAAACGTTCCCTCGTGACGAGCGAATCCTTCAGATTTCCTTTTGCAGCCGCAATCACGAGCAAAATAGATGAAAGCGAAGGCAAACCTTGGTCCTTCAAGGCATCAAGGTAGCCCTCCAATTCTTGCTTGAAACAAAGTGTGCGGCCATCTTGCCAATCAATGGTCTTCCCATCGCTACCCCAGCGCCAAAAAAAGGCTACAGGAGCCTGGAAATATTGGATTCCCAATTGGATGTTTTTGTCTACGGGGATCATGTCGTTTCTAAAGGGGTCTGTCGAATGCCACTGCGACTCGCAGCAACAAACAATGCCAAGGGAATTCGCTGCCACGAGCCGTCTGTGTGGATCATCACCAACGCATCACCCTCAGGATTACATTTCGAAAGTACAATCGGTGCCAAAACGGGGAATTCGAGGACAAATCCTGCAGGCAACAACAGCCCTTCACAGGACCAAAAAGAGGTTCCGGGAATGTTTGGAAGCGGATGGCCCATCACCAGCACGTTTTGATCGCGGTCGGCCACCATTTTCAGGCATTTGATTCGGATTTCTGGTGCGGAATCGACCCAAGATTGAAGATCTATCAGGTTGCAGCGCAACAAAACGGGGTTTTGAACTTGGCTTGACGGTACCAACCGAATTCCGATTCGCTCCGATGATTGTCCAGAAAAGGCCGCTGTGGGCAATTCCAGGGGCAAAAATTGAAGCATCGACGTCCAATCCATTCGCGGGAGGTAGGCAATGGGCGTATGTCCATTTTGAGGGAACAATTGATCATTGTCGCTCAGGATATATCGATGAATCGCTGGCAATTGCCGAATCCGCAGGTCCACATTGCCATCGTCAAGGATACCGCGAATCCAAATTTGATCTGCCCGGACTGCGACACGCAAGCCGGCAATGCAACGCACATGACCCAGGAATTCCTGATCGGCTGCAGCGATTACGACAACTTGCTCTTTCATGAGGACCGCAGGATTTTTTCCCAGAGAGCATTCATTGGACCCTGGACATAAATGCGTTGCGTATCGTTGACGATCCATTCAGATCGTCCATTCAGATAACGAAGGCGATCCTTGATCAAGGAACGCTCGGCGATCGGGGTCTCAGGATTTTCCCAAGCCGCGGTCATTTTGAGCACTTCGCGATGAATTTCGTCTGCGTCGGGGCTTGCACTTTGACTCGCGCGCGGATGCTGATTTTGCTTGTCCGTATCGGCTTCCACGGCAGCGTTGACAATGCTCGAGATCACTTCGCGTTGCTCCTCAGTGTCCCAGATGTAGCGCAGGACCCAGAAATCACTCGGGATGACGTGGTTGCGCTTGCAGAGCAAGGCACTTGCTGCCAAAAGGCGCTGCAATTTGACCGCGCGGCGGTCAGAAACTGCCAGACCGGCGTTGCGCAGTTTTTGGATGAGGCCAATGTAGGCAGGGCGCACCTGCTGCAATTCGACGCCGGAAATCATCAGCTGCAATTGCCGGATGTCGTCTGCCGCGATGGTCGGCAGGTTGTCGCGCATGCGCTTTTCGAGGTTCCAACCCGCATTCAGCACCTTTTCGAGATCTGCCGGATCGACATTGGCGCATTCGGCGCGGATGAGGAAACGGTCGAAGAGGGCTTGGAGGCTTTCGTCTTCGGGGAGGTGATTGCTCGCGCCCACGATCATGAGCGCGGGGAGTGCGCGGGTTTCGCGGCCGCGCCGGAACACGCGCTCGTTGAGCACCATGAGCAAGCTATTGAGAATGGCGCTGTTGGCGTTGAGCAATTCGTCGAGGAACACGAGGTTGGCTTCGGGCAACATGCCTTCGGTGTTCGTGACGAGATCGCCTTCGCGCAAGCGGCGGATGTCAAAGGGGCCGAAGAGCTCGTTGGGCTCGGTGAAGCGGGTGAGCAGGTATTCGAAGGTATGTCCTTCGATCAGTTGCCCCAAAGCGTGCACCATGGCGCTTTTGGCTGTGCCGGGAGGTCCGAGCAGGAACAGGTTTTCGCGTCCCACGAGGCAAATGCCCATGAGGTCGATGATGTCGTCTTTGCCGACAAATGTGCTTTTCAGATGCCTCAGAACCGCATTGAGCTTGTCGATCAGGGGCATTTCCGTATTGGATGAATTTTCCATTTATACTTTGGATTCTTCGAATGTAAGGGGTTCAAAATCTGGCCAAAACAACTTTCCGTGACTGCCGACGGCGGCTTGGATCAGGGCATTGAGTTGCGGAATGCGGGACAATTTCCTGTCGCGTGCCGCGATGACCCGATCTGCATACGCCAATTGCAACCCGGCATGATCCGGTAGCGGGGACATCGATTCGACCGGAATGCCGACCGCCGAAAAAGGCCATTGTGACGCAATTTCCTGCATCTGGACGACAAGCGGATCCGACGGGGAAAGACTGCGGGCAAGGTCATAGACATGTGGCAGATTGCGCAGCAAAAGATCCGCCGAATAAACCGACTCCGGCGTGATTTCGCCTGGGAAGGCTTTCAAATGCAGCGGGATCAATTCAGCGCCAAGATTGCGCAACAAAAGAAACTGCAAGGCACGATACAAATATTCCGCGGCCCAAACGGCGGCTTTTGGTTGATAATCAGGCGCTTTGCGTGGCAGATGAAAAGCATCCCAACGGTGGTAGCTTTCCATCAATGTTTCCACTTGCAAGCGATCGGCTTCCTCAAAATCCGTCAATTCCGGGGCAAGAAGAACATTGCCCTCCTGCAAAAGCGCAGTCACAAACCCCGCAAGCGAGGTAGGGTTCGGATTTGCCGGATCCATGGGGCCTTCTTTCATAATGATAAAACTATTGCTTTTTGGTTTCTGCTGGAAGTAAGGTGCAATGCAAACGATGGATTGTTTTCGGGTGCAAGTTACCAAAGTGTCAGCCTGCGCAAAAGGCCGTTCAAAGCTAGATATTGACCGCTGAAGCTTGAAATTGGTGCGTCCTCCTCCTTCTGATGGAATCTGCAACTGGGCGCAGGTTCAAATGCAAGGAATGTTTACTTTCGAAGGCTTTTCACTTTGCAATGTTCTTTTTTGCTAATTTTCGGCATTGGCCGTCTGAAGTAACCCACTGGCCCTTATGAGCACAATTGGCAGTTTTTCATATCGCTACCGCGTTTTGGTGTTCAACATCTTGTTGGCGGGTCTGATTTTCGGGATTGATCCATACTGGTTCCAACTGATACCTGACCTCAGCAATCTCAATTTTTACTTGGGAGTTGGTCTCATGGTGGCGCTTTTTCTAGAGTTTGCGGGTATTTGGTTCAAGTCAAGGTTGCTGTTTTCTTTTGAAAACTCCATTCATCGGAAGGTTCCGCTATTGTTTGGACTCTCCTTCATTCCGCGTTTGCTCATCAGCGGGGCATTTGCCACCCTCGCATTTGACATCATGGGGGCCTTGGTCATTTCCGATTATTTCCTTTTGCCGATCATTCTTTACGCTACAATGAAGGAATTTGGCGTTCGCTCGATGCTGCTGGACACCGTACGGGAAAAACTTCCTCGCCCGGGTGGAATCAGGGTTTGGATTGGCGACGTGATGCTGTTTGTGTTCATCGCAATGATGTACGCTGCGATTTGGAAGGTCTATCTTTGGGAGAATCAGCACATGATGTATGTGATCATCTCCCCCATCAACTGGGGATTTACAGCTGGAATCTTCTTTTTCATGATTCTTTGTTTGGAAATGCCCTTTTTCTGGGAAGAATACCTGCACAACAAATCTGCTGGTGGCAGATGGTTTTCGATTTTCACCGTACTGCTGCCCACCATAGGCCTGATAGGCCGGTTCCTGCTGATGCGCCTTTCCCACTGAGGCTGTTGTTTGAAATTGCCGATTGCCGCACTTGTAGCAATTCACATTTTTATCCAATTTTAAGGCTTGGTAATAATATCTCTGTTATGAAGAAAATTCTGTCTGCGACAGCCCTTGCCTTATGTCTCTTTGGTAGCCTTGAAGCCCAAAATGTCGGAATCGGCAATGCCGCTCCAACGCAAAAATTGCACGTTTCCGATGCTACACTCCCCAATGCAGCGACGATCCGGGTCAATGGATTGAGTACGACCACCACATTGGCGGCTGGCACTGGACCGATGGCAGTGGTCATTGTAGATGCCAACGGTGTCATGTACCGCGGTGCGACAGCAGGTGCGGGCAATGCCGATGCTTGGTACACGCTTGGGAATCTGGGAACAGTCCCTGCAACAAACTTCATTGGAACACGTGATGCACAAGACTTTGTCACCAAAACTGCGGGTAGTGCGGCTGGCAACGAACGCATGCGTGTGATCGGAGCAGGCGCTACGCCTGGTCAAGTCATTGTCAATAACACGGGGATATTTGCTGGAGATGCATTTTCCGTATACTCCAACAATACAACCAACGGGACTACGCCTTCGATCAGCAACACCATTGGCACATTTGCGATCAATGGATATGCATCGGGCAACGGTACCGGCATCTACGGCGAAGTGGATGGTGGCGCGTCAAGCGCGGGAACCGCTGTTTGGGGCAACCTTTATGGAACCGCAACCACCGCATCAACCACAAGCGAGGGTGTTTGGGGAACCAATGGCACCGCACCTTTGGGTACGGGACTTACAGCCGGTGTCGCAACGGGCGTACGCGGGGAGGCGACCGGCGCCGCCGGGACGGCCTTCACGATGGGTGTGCTGGGTGTCAATTCTGGAACTGCCGGTGCTGCACACGGCGTCTATGGACAAACACAATCGCCTGCCGCGATGGGTGTGTTTGGTGTCAATTTGGATGTCAGCGCTGCGCCGGCACACGGAGTACAAGGGCAGACAGCTGCCCTCGGCAGCGCTGCAGGCGTTCGAGGATTCAACAGTGCGACTGCAATCGGAACCGGACAAAACGGTTTTGGCGTGCGTGGTAGCGCAAATGCTGCACCCACCGGTACCGGGTTTGTAATGGGCGTCCGTGGGGACTGCAGTGGAGCCTCCGGCGCCACTTATGGTGTCTATGGCCAATCAGCTTCAGCCACAGGGTTTGGCATGGATGCCGTGAATACCAATCTCTCGGGAACAGGTCTTTTGGTTGTCGGAAACAACGCAGGTGGAACCTACCTCGGTACTGGAACAGGCACAGCTGTCAATGGCGCAGGAATCGGCGAATTTGCCATCGCAAAAACGCCTGCAAGCGGG
The DNA window shown above is from Bacteroidota bacterium and carries:
- a CDS encoding AAA family ATPase: MENSSNTEMPLIDKLNAVLRHLKSTFVGKDDIIDLMGICLVGRENLFLLGPPGTAKSAMVHALGQLIEGHTFEYLLTRFTEPNELFGPFDIRRLREGDLVTNTEGMLPEANLVFLDELLNANSAILNSLLMVLNERVFRRGRETRALPALMIVGASNHLPEDESLQALFDRFLIRAECANVDPADLEKVLNAGWNLEKRMRDNLPTIAADDIRQLQLMISGVELQQVRPAYIGLIQKLRNAGLAVSDRRAVKLQRLLAASALLCKRNHVIPSDFWVLRYIWDTEEQREVISSIVNAAVEADTDKQNQHPRASQSASPDADEIHREVLKMTAAWENPETPIAERSLIKDRLRYLNGRSEWIVNDTQRIYVQGPMNALWEKILRSS